From one [Ruminococcus] lactaris ATCC 29176 genomic stretch:
- a CDS encoding transcription repressor NadR, with protein sequence MTGSERRTAIINQIKNSTVPVSGKALAAQYAVSRQVIVQDIALIRAAGHEIISTNRGYLLNEDASVQRTFKVKHTDAQVEEELYSIVDLGGSVKNVMVNHRVYGHMEAELNITSRRKAAEFLDDIKTGKSSPLKNITSDYHYHVVEADSEETLDMIEAALREKGFLLEQEEWEKKQYYV encoded by the coding sequence ATGACAGGATCAGAACGAAGAACTGCCATTATAAATCAGATAAAGAACAGCACCGTCCCTGTATCCGGGAAAGCACTGGCAGCACAGTATGCAGTGAGCCGTCAGGTGATCGTGCAGGATATTGCACTGATCCGTGCTGCAGGACATGAGATCATTTCCACTAACAGGGGCTATCTTCTCAATGAGGATGCATCCGTACAGCGGACATTTAAGGTAAAGCATACGGATGCCCAGGTAGAAGAAGAATTATATTCTATTGTGGATCTTGGAGGAAGTGTAAAAAATGTCATGGTAAACCACAGGGTCTATGGACATATGGAAGCGGAGCTGAATATTACTTCCAGGCGTAAGGCAGCGGAATTTTTAGATGATATCAAGACGGGAAAATCCAGTCCGTTAAAGAATATTACCTCAGATTATCATTACCATGTAGTGGAGGCTGACAGTGAGGAAACCCTGGATATGATCGAGGCTGCACTCCGGGAGAAAGGATTTCTTCTGGAACAGGAAGAATGGGAAAAAAAGCAGTATTACGTATAA
- the nadA gene encoding quinolinate synthase NadA: protein MTIKEEIEQLKKEKDAVILAHYYVRPEIQEIADYIGDSFYLSKVAVGLKEKTIVFCGVSFMGESAKILNPEKTVLMPDMAADCPMAHMASPETIEKVRAEYDDLAVVCYINSTAELKRHSDVCVTSANAVKIVKNLPNKNIFFIPDRNLAHYIAGLVPEKHFIYNEGFCIVHEYMEVEEIQDAKKAHPDAEVLAHPECPQAVLELADYIGSTTGIINYAGETDAQEMIICTESGVLYELEKRYPEKKFYFTETLPVCRNMKKVTLEKILHVLKTGENEVFVDDALREESKKPLERMLELAK from the coding sequence TTAAAGAAAGAAAAAGATGCGGTGATCCTGGCTCATTATTATGTAAGACCTGAGATCCAGGAGATAGCGGATTACATAGGAGATTCCTTTTATCTGAGCAAGGTGGCAGTAGGCCTGAAAGAAAAGACGATTGTATTTTGCGGAGTTTCCTTTATGGGTGAGAGTGCCAAGATCCTGAACCCGGAAAAGACGGTTCTGATGCCAGATATGGCAGCAGATTGCCCGATGGCACATATGGCATCCCCTGAAACGATCGAGAAAGTGCGTGCGGAGTATGATGATCTTGCGGTAGTCTGTTATATTAATTCAACTGCAGAATTGAAACGTCATTCTGATGTATGCGTTACTTCTGCAAATGCAGTAAAGATCGTAAAGAACCTTCCGAATAAAAATATTTTCTTTATCCCGGATCGCAACCTGGCACATTATATTGCAGGACTTGTACCGGAAAAGCATTTTATTTATAATGAAGGATTCTGCATCGTACATGAGTATATGGAAGTAGAAGAAATTCAGGATGCGAAGAAAGCACACCCGGATGCAGAAGTGCTGGCACACCCGGAATGTCCGCAGGCAGTTCTGGAACTGGCAGATTATATCGGAAGTACAACCGGAATCATCAATTATGCGGGAGAGACGGATGCACAGGAGATGATCATCTGTACGGAGAGTGGTGTCCTGTATGAACTGGAGAAACGGTATCCTGAAAAGAAATTCTATTTTACAGAAACGCTTCCTGTATGCAGAAATATGAAAAAAGTGACGTTGGAAAAGATTCTTCATGTCTTAAAGACCGGGGAAAATGAAGTTTTTGTGGATGATGCACTTCGGGAAGAATCCAAAAAACCTTTGGAGAGAATGTTAGAACTGGCAAAATAA
- a CDS encoding FAD-binding protein yields MKMKADAVIVGTGVGGLFSALNLPRDKKIIMITKSDLESSDSFLAQGGICMLHDEDDYDSYFEDTMKAGHYENRKESVDIMIRSSREIIQDLIGYGVEFQKESDVPEGNSAEEGNQEKGREPETDKPLEEIYAFTREGAHSRPRILFHEDVTGKEITSKLLAQVKKLANVEIYEYTTMTDIIVEDGVCRGIYAKDQNGQELEIYADNTIWASGGIGGRYQHSTNFPHLTGDALDISEKHGIRLEHLDYVQIHPTTLYSTKPGRRFLISESVRGEGAILLDKNKERFVNELLPRDVVTEEIRRQMKKDGTDHVWLSMERIDKDTILNHFPNIYHHCLEEGYDVTKECIPVVPAQHYFMGGVWVDSDSKTSMDHLFAVGETSCNGVHGANRLASNSLLESLVFAKRAAKKIGGEQV; encoded by the coding sequence ATGAAAATGAAAGCAGATGCAGTGATCGTAGGAACAGGTGTGGGAGGACTTTTCAGTGCGTTGAATCTTCCCAGAGATAAAAAGATCATCATGATCACAAAGTCAGATTTAGAGAGCAGTGATTCATTTCTTGCACAGGGTGGAATCTGTATGCTTCATGATGAGGATGATTACGACAGTTATTTTGAAGATACAATGAAAGCGGGACATTATGAGAACAGGAAAGAATCAGTAGATATTATGATCCGCAGTTCCAGAGAGATCATTCAGGATCTGATCGGATATGGTGTTGAATTTCAGAAAGAGTCAGATGTTCCGGAAGGTAATTCTGCTGAAGAAGGAAATCAGGAAAAAGGAAGAGAGCCGGAAACAGATAAGCCGTTGGAAGAAATCTATGCATTTACAAGAGAAGGGGCCCATTCCAGACCGAGAATCCTTTTCCATGAGGATGTTACAGGAAAAGAAATTACAAGTAAGCTGCTTGCACAGGTGAAGAAGCTTGCGAATGTGGAAATTTACGAATATACTACAATGACAGACATTATTGTGGAAGATGGAGTCTGCAGGGGAATTTACGCAAAGGATCAGAACGGTCAGGAACTGGAGATTTATGCAGATAATACGATCTGGGCAAGCGGTGGAATTGGAGGAAGATATCAGCATTCTACCAATTTCCCACATCTGACAGGGGATGCACTGGATATTTCTGAAAAGCATGGAATCCGTCTGGAGCATCTGGATTATGTGCAGATCCACCCGACAACACTGTATTCCACAAAGCCGGGAAGACGTTTCCTGATTTCGGAATCCGTCCGGGGAGAGGGTGCGATCCTTTTAGATAAGAATAAAGAACGATTTGTAAATGAACTTCTTCCGCGTGATGTGGTAACAGAAGAGATCCGGAGACAGATGAAGAAAGACGGAACAGATCATGTATGGCTTTCCATGGAACGGATCGATAAAGATACAATACTGAATCATTTCCCGAATATTTACCATCATTGTCTGGAAGAAGGATATGATGTGACGAAGGAATGTATCCCGGTTGTTCCTGCACAGCATTATTTTATGGGAGGAGTATGGGTTGATTCTGACAGTAAGACTTCGATGGATCATCTTTTTGCTGTGGGAGAGACAAGCTGTAACGGAGTGCATGGAGCAAACCGGCTGGCAAGCAATTCGCTGTTGGAGAGTCTGGTGTTTGCGAAGCGTGCGGCAAAGAAAATTGGAGGAGAACAGGTATGA
- a CDS encoding 50S ribosomal protein L25, with protein MNTLKAEKRDMSIKAKKLRREGFVTGCIFGREMKESIPLKMEKADVEKLLKVENKGGQVMLEVDGQTYDALIKEVDYNPLKGYVDEIDFQALVSNEKVHSVAEIHLVNLDKLAAGVPQQMLQEISFKALPAALVEKVEVDVGDLKVGDTIRVADLPIAKDKDVDLMTDVDATVVTITEVHVKASDLEAEDTNADEAAEA; from the coding sequence ATGAATACTTTAAAAGCTGAAAAAAGAGACATGTCAATCAAAGCCAAAAAACTTAGACGCGAAGGATTTGTTACCGGTTGTATTTTCGGCCGTGAAATGAAAGAGAGCATTCCACTTAAAATGGAAAAAGCAGATGTTGAAAAACTTCTGAAAGTTGAGAACAAAGGTGGACAGGTAATGCTCGAAGTTGATGGTCAGACTTATGATGCACTGATTAAAGAAGTTGACTACAATCCATTAAAGGGTTATGTTGATGAGATTGATTTTCAGGCACTTGTAAGCAATGAGAAAGTTCATTCTGTTGCTGAGATTCATCTTGTCAACCTTGATAAACTTGCCGCTGGTGTACCACAGCAGATGTTACAGGAGATTTCTTTCAAGGCTCTTCCTGCTGCACTGGTAGAAAAAGTTGAAGTAGATGTCGGAGATCTCAAGGTTGGTGATACCATCCGTGTGGCTGATCTTCCGATCGCCAAAGACAAAGACGTTGATCTTATGACCGATGTTGATGCTACGGTTGTAACGATCACGGAAGTTCATGTAAAAGCTTCTGACCTTGAAGCTGAAGATACCAACGCAGACGAAGCAGCTGAAGCATAA
- a CDS encoding class I SAM-dependent methyltransferase, which yields MEEIKKLLKEVLNREFIRAVISSPKEKEGTAVLLECGTEPVQGILKIKVRPLEKRGELMFQLEAFTKTQAFHRNLNPEAAGEILAVVMERFGQMQLETVSQDCTVLISKKGKVTIRRKQKKIRAKAADLFHNRKKRYILEEGVKVPFLQDLGVMTQDGKIVHTRFDKFRQINRFLEFIEDILPQLDRGRELTILDFGCGKSYLTFAMYYYLHELKKYDIRIIGLDLKSEVIRHCNELAEKYGYEKLQFLEGDIADYEGVNRVDMVVTLHACNTATDYALAKAVGWNAKVILSVPCCQHEINEQFEAGETPEVLATVMEYGLLRERFAALVTDGLRAKYLESEGYETQVLEFIDMEHTPKNILLRAVRRGKTDGAIEAESRKKLEECEAFLNIQPTLGRLLSEKSRHR from the coding sequence ATGGAAGAAATAAAAAAGCTTCTGAAGGAAGTTTTAAATAGAGAATTTATACGTGCAGTTATCAGCAGTCCAAAGGAAAAAGAAGGAACTGCGGTGCTGCTGGAGTGTGGAACAGAACCGGTTCAGGGGATTTTGAAGATAAAAGTACGTCCGCTGGAAAAAAGAGGGGAATTGATGTTCCAATTAGAAGCGTTTACGAAGACGCAGGCATTTCATCGAAATTTAAATCCCGAAGCGGCGGGTGAGATCCTGGCTGTAGTGATGGAGCGTTTTGGACAGATGCAACTGGAAACGGTGAGTCAGGACTGTACAGTGCTGATCAGTAAAAAGGGAAAGGTGACGATCCGCAGAAAGCAGAAAAAGATCAGAGCAAAGGCGGCAGACCTGTTCCATAACCGCAAAAAGCGGTATATTCTGGAAGAAGGAGTGAAAGTTCCGTTTCTGCAGGATCTTGGAGTTATGACGCAGGACGGGAAAATCGTGCATACAAGATTTGATAAGTTCCGGCAGATCAACCGATTCCTGGAATTTATCGAAGATATCCTGCCGCAGCTTGACAGGGGAAGAGAGCTGACGATCCTGGATTTTGGCTGTGGGAAGTCGTATCTTACTTTTGCGATGTATTATTATCTGCATGAATTGAAAAAATATGACATACGCATTATAGGACTGGATCTGAAGAGTGAGGTGATCCGGCACTGCAATGAGCTGGCAGAGAAGTACGGATATGAAAAGCTTCAGTTTTTAGAGGGAGATATTGCAGATTATGAAGGAGTAAACCGTGTGGACATGGTGGTGACGTTGCATGCCTGCAATACGGCAACGGACTATGCACTGGCGAAGGCAGTTGGCTGGAATGCAAAAGTGATCCTTTCCGTTCCATGCTGCCAGCATGAGATCAATGAGCAGTTTGAAGCGGGGGAGACCCCGGAGGTACTTGCTACGGTGATGGAGTATGGTCTGTTAAGAGAGCGGTTCGCAGCACTGGTGACAGATGGACTGAGGGCAAAGTATCTGGAAAGCGAGGGATATGAAACCCAGGTACTGGAATTTATTGATATGGAACATACACCGAAGAATATTCTGCTGCGTGCAGTCAGGAGGGGGAAGACTGATGGGGCAATAGAAGCGGAGAGCAGAAAGAAGCTGGAAGAGTGTGAAGCATTTCTGAATATCCAGCCGACACTGGGCAGGCTTCTTTCAGAAAAGAGCAGGCATCGGTGA
- a CDS encoding C39 family peptidase: protein MIKRIIKGIVLAVFFAGALLISNYVMNRGTDDKIMTMGEPTLPVVSFTVSGQEINLLSGYVDQMDVTAMRDTITPLESNGTLQAEIAENGNKISKISYKVYSLDGADTYAEGKVKEEDGKVTLELGTALDQSAQEAVLKLTLTLGSGEAQKKVNYFTRIEKPDEITAWKCLTFAKDFHAKALDQSDEDTLSMYLEPGEESDNTTYQTVNIHSDITHIQWGDLNPEIVGDVQWSLKESNSVYTSILAKYQVRCQDDKEETARYNVKEFFRIRSVGDTIYLLDYNRDLQEVFSSSRSVMDQKGILLGIVPEDVPYETNKKDSILAFVQNRTLWMYNKKNEELTKVFSFAEEDTQDVRSLNDQHAVRIISMDDHGNIAFAVYGYMNRGEHEGEVGVGIYYFNVDSNLIQEKGFIPSTKSFAIAEDELGKMVYYNHAQELLYVLADQVLYRIDLDKNQQEVLAKGLEAGKYAVSDDGHQLAYQTDGEKDAAKEIRVMDLSSGDEYSVKAAKNEAVRPLGFLNGDFIYGILRTSDAGKTASGEKTTPMYQLEIHDSKNKKIAEYSFEDQGIYISDILIEGNMVTLNRLAKAGEIYNVTSQEYITNNVEKKNTKISLTSYSSEKLGKQYRFTFAEGIEKTEVKLLQPDQQVAENALTIVLKGKDDRVKYYVYGMGELVGIYDKAGYAIQKAEKISGVVISSEQAYVWEKGNRDLVYSIENVVVTKESGESSLEACERYMKSYEAEKTDLTGCTLDQVLYVINKGCPVIALTSADHAILMTGYSKTDITYSDPDTGASQTVTMDEMNAMVAGSGNTFIGYIK, encoded by the coding sequence ATGATAAAAAGAATAATAAAGGGAATCGTGCTGGCGGTATTTTTTGCCGGAGCATTGTTGATAAGTAATTATGTGATGAACCGTGGGACGGACGATAAGATTATGACAATGGGCGAGCCGACGCTCCCGGTAGTTTCTTTTACCGTGAGTGGTCAGGAGATCAATCTTCTGTCCGGGTATGTAGACCAGATGGATGTCACTGCCATGCGTGATACGATCACTCCGCTGGAGAGCAATGGAACGCTTCAGGCTGAGATCGCAGAGAATGGAAATAAGATCAGTAAGATCAGCTATAAAGTTTATTCACTGGATGGAGCAGATACTTACGCAGAAGGAAAAGTCAAAGAAGAGGATGGGAAAGTTACGCTGGAACTGGGGACTGCCCTGGATCAGTCAGCACAGGAGGCGGTGCTGAAGCTGACTCTGACACTGGGAAGTGGTGAAGCACAGAAAAAGGTGAATTATTTCACCCGGATCGAGAAGCCGGATGAGATTACTGCGTGGAAATGTCTTACATTTGCAAAAGATTTTCATGCAAAGGCATTGGACCAGAGTGATGAAGATACACTGAGTATGTATCTTGAGCCGGGAGAAGAGAGTGATAATACGACTTACCAGACCGTCAATATCCACTCAGATATTACTCATATCCAGTGGGGAGACCTGAACCCGGAGATCGTGGGCGATGTGCAGTGGAGTCTGAAAGAAAGCAACAGTGTTTATACATCCATTCTTGCAAAATATCAGGTGCGTTGTCAGGATGATAAAGAGGAAACGGCACGGTATAATGTGAAAGAATTTTTCAGGATCCGGTCGGTGGGAGATACGATCTACCTGCTGGATTATAACCGGGATCTTCAGGAAGTGTTCAGCAGCAGTAGAAGTGTGATGGATCAAAAGGGTATCCTGCTTGGAATCGTGCCAGAAGATGTGCCTTATGAGACAAATAAAAAGGATTCGATCCTTGCCTTTGTGCAGAACCGTACTCTGTGGATGTATAATAAGAAAAATGAGGAGCTGACGAAAGTTTTCAGCTTTGCGGAGGAAGATACACAGGATGTGAGGAGCCTGAATGATCAGCATGCGGTACGGATCATCAGTATGGACGATCATGGGAATATTGCCTTTGCGGTTTATGGATATATGAACCGGGGAGAGCATGAAGGAGAAGTTGGTGTCGGTATTTATTATTTTAATGTGGACAGCAATCTGATTCAGGAGAAAGGCTTTATTCCGAGTACAAAATCTTTTGCCATTGCAGAAGATGAACTGGGAAAGATGGTTTATTATAATCATGCACAGGAGCTGCTGTATGTGCTTGCAGATCAGGTCCTCTACAGGATCGATCTTGATAAGAACCAGCAGGAAGTGCTTGCAAAAGGTCTGGAAGCCGGAAAGTATGCAGTTTCTGATGACGGACATCAGCTTGCTTATCAGACAGACGGAGAGAAAGATGCGGCAAAGGAGATCCGGGTGATGGATCTTTCCAGCGGGGATGAATATAGTGTGAAAGCGGCAAAGAATGAAGCCGTTCGCCCGCTGGGATTCCTGAATGGAGATTTTATTTATGGAATTTTGCGGACTTCCGATGCCGGAAAGACGGCATCCGGTGAGAAGACAACTCCGATGTATCAGCTTGAGATCCATGATTCGAAAAATAAAAAAATAGCAGAGTATTCCTTTGAAGATCAGGGGATCTATATTTCTGATATTTTGATCGAGGGAAATATGGTGACACTGAACCGTCTTGCGAAAGCGGGAGAGATCTATAATGTTACTTCACAGGAATATATTACAAATAATGTAGAAAAGAAAAATACGAAGATTTCTCTTACCTCCTACAGTTCGGAGAAGCTGGGAAAGCAGTACCGGTTTACTTTTGCAGAGGGAATCGAAAAGACGGAGGTGAAGCTGCTCCAGCCGGATCAGCAGGTAGCTGAAAATGCACTGACGATTGTTCTGAAAGGAAAAGATGATCGTGTAAAATATTATGTGTATGGTATGGGTGAACTGGTCGGAATCTACGATAAAGCCGGCTATGCGATCCAGAAGGCGGAGAAGATTTCCGGTGTTGTGATCTCGTCGGAACAGGCTTATGTATGGGAAAAAGGAAACCGGGATCTGGTGTATTCTATTGAAAATGTTGTAGTGACAAAGGAGAGCGGAGAAAGTTCACTGGAAGCATGTGAACGGTATATGAAATCGTATGAGGCGGAGAAGACAGATCTTACGGGCTGTACGCTGGATCAGGTATTGTATGTGATCAATAAAGGCTGCCCAGTGATCGCTCTGACAAGTGCAGATCATGCGATCCTGATGACCGGATATTCTAAGACGGATATCACGTATTCTGACCCGGATACAGGGGCATCGCAGACTGTGACTATGGATGAGATGAATGCTATGGTGGCGGGAAGTGGAAATACCTTTATCGGGTATATTAAGTAA
- the nadC gene encoding carboxylating nicotinate-nucleotide diphosphorylase has product MNTITMTLQADHLILEALKEDISSEDVSTNAVMKEYVKGEVELICKQDGIIAGLDVYRRVFELLDDKTETEFYCKDGDEVKNGQLMGKVTGDIRVLLSGERVALNYLQRMSGIATYTHSVAALLEGSKTKLLDTRKTTPNMRIFEKYAVRVGGGYNHRYNLSDGVLLKDNHIGAAGSVTAAVKMAKEYAPFVRKIEIEVENLAMVKEAAEAGADIIMLDNMSTEDMSEAIRIIDGRAETECSGNVTKENIGRLTALGVDYISSGALTHSAPILDISMKNLHAIN; this is encoded by the coding sequence ATGAATACAATTACAATGACACTTCAGGCAGATCATCTGATCCTGGAGGCTTTAAAAGAAGATATTTCCAGTGAGGACGTTAGTACGAATGCGGTGATGAAGGAGTATGTCAAAGGAGAAGTAGAACTGATCTGCAAGCAGGACGGTATTATTGCAGGACTGGATGTATATCGCAGGGTCTTTGAATTGCTGGATGATAAGACGGAGACAGAATTTTACTGTAAAGACGGCGATGAAGTCAAAAATGGTCAGTTGATGGGCAAGGTGACCGGTGATATCCGGGTTCTCCTTTCAGGAGAGCGTGTGGCTCTGAACTATTTGCAGAGAATGAGCGGAATTGCAACCTATACACACTCCGTAGCGGCTCTGCTGGAAGGAAGTAAGACAAAACTTCTTGATACAAGAAAGACAACACCGAACATGAGGATTTTTGAAAAATATGCAGTCCGTGTCGGTGGCGGTTACAATCATCGGTATAATCTTTCAGACGGAGTACTTCTGAAGGACAATCACATCGGTGCAGCAGGCAGTGTTACGGCAGCAGTCAAAATGGCAAAGGAATATGCACCGTTTGTCCGAAAGATTGAGATCGAGGTTGAAAATCTGGCAATGGTAAAAGAGGCAGCAGAGGCAGGAGCAGACATCATTATGCTGGATAATATGTCAACGGAAGATATGAGCGAGGCAATCCGGATCATTGACGGAAGAGCAGAGACAGAGTGTTCAGGAAATGTGACAAAGGAAAATATCGGCAGACTGACAGCACTTGGAGTTGATTATATTTCCAGTGGAGCATTGACGCATTCTGCACCGATACTTGACATTTCCATGAAAAATCTTCATGCTATAAATTAA